Proteins encoded within one genomic window of Dyadobacter chenhuakuii:
- a CDS encoding SusD/RagB family nutrient-binding outer membrane lipoprotein — MSILNKYRKFALAGMVLGSAGLMQACTGDFEEMNTSKTKLTTLTAAELPFLFSRAQQQASYQSGTYQVAQNLFADLFAQYFATSVAYFPTDRFFMRDDWLVNHWNPIYTQVVPQLKTILEQTEANTAENALANVMWVYAFHRLTDYYGPVPYSDAGIPAISVKYDSQESIYRDFFVRLDAANTVLKANAAAKPYGTFDLIYAGDVNKWIKFTNTLRLRLALRISKVDPAEAKKQAEAAVAAGVMTEVADDAYMVKKLVGDDGNGLARIAVWNEFRMSASMESVLKGYSDPRIGIYYQPATNTKTYDGLRNGLTPTQLGLPKNSSDDNSNVGTRWVTGSGAAWNTNFETPQDIMHTAEAYFLRAEGALNGWNMGGTAKDLYEKGITASMAQWGLTGAAVTTYINSSAKPVAPGDQQNSPALSDVSIKWEEGATDAQKREKIGTQKWLALYPDGMEAWAEYRRTRLPKLYPVVNSDNAAVPAGKVLRRIPFILSEKETNGAAVDEAVKLLGGPDNAATPLWWDKN, encoded by the coding sequence ATGAGCATTTTAAATAAATATAGAAAATTTGCCTTAGCGGGTATGGTACTCGGCTCAGCGGGTCTTATGCAGGCTTGTACCGGTGATTTCGAGGAGATGAACACGAGCAAGACCAAGCTCACCACGCTTACAGCTGCCGAGTTGCCGTTCCTCTTTTCCCGCGCTCAGCAGCAGGCATCGTACCAGAGCGGAACTTACCAGGTTGCGCAAAATCTTTTCGCTGACCTTTTCGCTCAGTATTTTGCGACTTCGGTTGCATACTTTCCCACGGACCGCTTTTTTATGCGTGACGACTGGTTGGTCAATCACTGGAACCCGATTTACACGCAGGTTGTGCCTCAGTTAAAAACAATTTTAGAACAAACTGAAGCGAACACCGCCGAAAACGCGCTGGCCAATGTAATGTGGGTTTATGCATTTCACAGGTTAACGGATTACTATGGTCCTGTTCCGTATTCTGATGCAGGTATTCCGGCCATCAGCGTAAAATATGATTCTCAGGAATCCATCTATCGCGACTTTTTTGTTCGTCTGGATGCAGCTAACACCGTTTTGAAGGCTAATGCAGCTGCAAAGCCTTATGGTACTTTTGATTTGATCTATGCAGGTGATGTTAACAAATGGATCAAGTTTACCAACACATTACGTCTGCGTCTGGCATTGCGTATTTCAAAAGTGGATCCTGCCGAAGCTAAAAAACAGGCTGAGGCTGCTGTTGCAGCTGGTGTGATGACAGAAGTTGCTGACGATGCCTACATGGTTAAAAAACTTGTCGGTGATGATGGAAATGGATTAGCGCGTATCGCGGTATGGAATGAGTTCCGCATGAGTGCTTCTATGGAGTCTGTATTAAAGGGTTATTCGGATCCGCGGATCGGGATTTACTATCAGCCGGCAACAAATACCAAAACGTACGATGGTTTGCGTAACGGACTTACTCCTACACAATTGGGTCTGCCTAAGAATTCAAGTGATGACAACTCAAATGTTGGAACGCGCTGGGTAACCGGATCGGGAGCTGCGTGGAATACCAACTTTGAAACACCACAGGATATCATGCATACAGCCGAAGCATATTTCCTGCGTGCAGAAGGTGCCTTGAACGGTTGGAACATGGGTGGTACTGCAAAGGATTTGTATGAAAAAGGGATCACAGCATCGATGGCCCAATGGGGTCTGACAGGGGCGGCGGTGACTACATACATTAACAGTTCAGCAAAACCTGTTGCTCCCGGCGATCAGCAGAACTCACCTGCATTGTCTGACGTATCCATCAAATGGGAGGAAGGCGCGACAGACGCGCAGAAACGCGAAAAGATTGGTACGCAGAAATGGCTTGCATTATATCCTGACGGTATGGAAGCCTGGGCGGAATACAGAAGAACACGTCTTCCTAAGCTTTATCCGGTAGTAAACTCTGATAATGCAGCTGTGCCTGCAGGAAAAGTTTTAAGGCGGATCCCATTCATTCTTTCAGAAAAAGAAACAAACGGAGCAGCCGTTGACGAAGCTGTCAAATTATTGGGCGGACCTGACAACGCTGCAACGCCATTATGGTGGGATAAAAACTAA
- a CDS encoding SusC/RagA family TonB-linked outer membrane protein: MKRGLQYLLLTLLVAAFFVSPSYAQNRQITGKVSDENGAGLPGANVLIKGTTRGTTSDADGGFSIGVSAGESTLIISSVGYMPKEVSITPTMTTLQISLEPDVKNLGEVVVTALGIERSAKSLTYATQQISGKQLTDVRDANFVNTLSGKVAGIVVTQGSSGPGSATRVVLRGNRSISGNNNALFVVDGVPIDNTVQGQVGNDFGGTNGSDGASNINPDDIESMNVLKGAAASALYGSRAANGVVMITTKKGKAGAVTANINSGVVVENPFLLPEFQNTYGQGAGGATSTAYGSWGPATTTFPDNVKNFFRTGVSTNNSFGISAGTDKVQTYTSYAYNAVQGIIPNNSLQRHTFNVRIGTQLTKRFSTDAKITYVNQDIKNKPKSGEESGLVMNVYKVPRSVDLDTYKTYENEAGEPVYWTSSSIYMNPYWTMNKTSDDEKRNRITALGSAKYNLTDWLNVQGRISYDRYDDRVNRSWANRTLLFAGPGGSYQDFSVAILEKNLDVIVSGNNKIGENFALTYNFGAGQTYKRYSQVGANANGLLVPNKFDLSFAASLSQIANFNEKELHYVFGTASFSYKDFFTVDAAARNDWSSTLPKPYSFFYPSFGANLILTEAFQLPNFISFAKIRGSWAQVGNDTDPYLLSQTYTFTQGGTGGYVYRDPTQPATNLKPEISSSTEFGLDLRMFGGKLGLDLTYYNSNTVNQLLSLSLAPASGFSQQFINAGKINNKGFELSVTAKAAKTDNFSWDVTLNLARNKNTIVRLDPNVKRAFLGGGFGRTATPIVEEGGSYGDMIAQRWMRDDQGRFVVTTPDSAGNNGGKPVVSKEFEHIGNFNPKFTAGLNNSFSYKRFTASFLIDGRFGGVMTSGTAANLAFDGTGDFTTDHREGGWVLPGVTSTGEANTTPINAETFWTTVSGGRYSWGEFFTYSATNVRLRELSVGYDIPTGQGFFIKSARLSFIARNLFFIYRGSSTLDIPGEKKRKLPFDPDVNLGAGNFQGIEYGNLPSTRTVGLNLKLGF; encoded by the coding sequence ATGAAAAGAGGTCTACAATACCTGCTGCTCACATTGCTCGTGGCGGCATTCTTTGTTTCACCATCCTATGCCCAGAACCGGCAAATAACCGGTAAGGTGAGTGATGAGAACGGCGCGGGGTTGCCCGGCGCCAATGTGCTGATAAAAGGGACTACGCGCGGGACCACTTCCGATGCCGACGGTGGTTTTTCTATCGGAGTTTCCGCCGGAGAATCCACCCTGATCATATCTTCCGTTGGCTACATGCCAAAAGAAGTAAGCATTACGCCTACAATGACAACATTGCAGATTAGTCTGGAACCGGACGTGAAAAATCTGGGTGAAGTGGTGGTAACTGCCCTTGGTATCGAAAGAAGCGCCAAGTCACTTACCTATGCAACGCAGCAAATCAGCGGGAAGCAGCTCACAGACGTCCGTGATGCCAACTTTGTTAATACACTATCAGGTAAAGTGGCTGGTATTGTAGTCACACAGGGTTCAAGCGGCCCGGGTTCTGCAACTCGTGTAGTGCTTCGCGGTAACCGTTCTATCAGTGGGAATAACAATGCATTGTTTGTGGTAGACGGTGTGCCTATTGATAACACGGTACAGGGCCAGGTTGGCAATGACTTTGGCGGAACAAACGGCAGTGACGGTGCGTCCAACATTAACCCGGACGATATCGAATCGATGAACGTATTGAAAGGCGCAGCTGCATCGGCACTTTACGGTAGCCGTGCTGCCAATGGTGTGGTAATGATTACTACTAAAAAAGGTAAAGCGGGTGCTGTGACTGCGAACATCAATTCAGGCGTTGTGGTTGAAAATCCTTTTCTTCTACCGGAGTTCCAAAATACCTATGGACAAGGCGCTGGTGGCGCTACTTCTACCGCTTATGGTAGCTGGGGCCCTGCTACAACCACTTTTCCTGATAATGTGAAGAATTTCTTCCGTACAGGTGTGTCCACCAATAACTCTTTCGGTATATCTGCCGGAACTGACAAAGTTCAGACTTATACCTCTTATGCTTACAATGCTGTACAGGGTATTATTCCAAATAACAGCTTGCAGCGCCACACATTCAATGTGCGCATCGGTACTCAGCTGACGAAACGTTTTTCAACAGATGCTAAAATCACTTATGTAAATCAGGATATTAAAAACAAGCCTAAATCGGGTGAGGAAAGTGGTCTTGTGATGAACGTATATAAGGTTCCGAGAAGTGTTGATCTGGACACTTACAAGACCTATGAGAATGAAGCAGGAGAGCCTGTTTACTGGACTTCCTCTTCCATCTACATGAATCCTTACTGGACCATGAACAAAACTTCGGACGACGAAAAACGTAACCGGATCACTGCGCTTGGTTCTGCAAAATACAATCTGACAGACTGGCTTAATGTTCAAGGCCGCATCAGTTACGACCGTTACGATGACCGTGTAAACAGAAGCTGGGCTAACCGTACATTGCTTTTCGCCGGCCCCGGTGGATCATACCAGGATTTCTCCGTTGCGATTCTTGAAAAAAACCTTGACGTAATCGTTTCAGGTAATAACAAAATCGGCGAGAACTTTGCCTTGACCTACAACTTCGGAGCGGGACAAACCTACAAGCGTTATTCACAAGTAGGTGCCAATGCAAATGGTTTGCTGGTTCCTAACAAGTTTGACCTTTCTTTTGCAGCAAGCTTGTCGCAGATTGCCAACTTTAACGAGAAAGAGCTGCATTACGTGTTCGGAACTGCTTCATTCTCATACAAGGATTTCTTCACAGTGGATGCAGCTGCAAGAAATGACTGGTCGTCTACATTGCCAAAGCCCTACTCCTTCTTCTATCCGTCATTCGGTGCTAACCTGATCCTTACCGAGGCATTCCAATTGCCGAATTTCATCAGTTTTGCTAAAATCCGCGGGTCGTGGGCGCAGGTGGGTAATGATACTGATCCTTATCTGTTGTCGCAAACGTATACATTCACCCAGGGCGGCACAGGAGGTTATGTTTATCGTGACCCAACTCAGCCTGCTACTAACCTGAAACCGGAGATTTCGTCTTCCACGGAATTCGGACTTGACCTTCGTATGTTCGGCGGTAAGCTTGGGCTTGACCTTACTTACTACAACTCAAATACCGTAAACCAATTACTTTCACTTTCACTGGCACCCGCTTCCGGGTTCTCTCAGCAGTTTATTAATGCAGGAAAGATCAATAATAAAGGATTTGAGCTTTCTGTTACCGCTAAGGCTGCGAAAACTGACAATTTCAGCTGGGACGTAACGTTGAATCTGGCCAGAAACAAAAACACAATTGTAAGACTTGATCCTAATGTAAAACGTGCATTCCTGGGCGGCGGATTTGGCCGGACAGCAACGCCGATCGTAGAGGAAGGCGGTTCTTACGGTGATATGATCGCGCAGCGCTGGATGAGAGATGATCAGGGAAGATTTGTAGTAACGACACCGGATTCGGCGGGCAACAATGGTGGAAAGCCTGTGGTAAGCAAGGAATTTGAGCACATCGGAAATTTCAACCCTAAGTTCACTGCAGGTTTGAACAACTCGTTCTCGTACAAACGCTTCACAGCGAGCTTCCTGATCGACGGCCGTTTTGGTGGCGTGATGACTTCCGGAACAGCTGCCAACCTTGCATTTGACGGAACAGGCGACTTCACTACGGATCACCGCGAAGGTGGCTGGGTGCTACCGGGTGTAACTTCAACCGGAGAGGCTAACACGACACCGATCAATGCGGAAACGTTCTGGACAACAGTATCAGGCGGACGTTATTCATGGGGTGAGTTCTTTACTTACTCAGCGACTAATGTTCGTTTAAGAGAGCTGAGCGTCGGTTACGACATTCCCACGGGACAAGGTTTCTTCATTAAGTCAGCAAGATTGTCTTTCATCGCACGTAACCTGTTCTTTATTTACAGAGGTTCGTCAACGCTTGACATTCCTGGCGAGAAAAAACGCAAGCTGCCATTTGACCCGGATGTGAATTTGGGTGCAGGTAACTTTCAGGGTATTGAGTATGGAAACCTTCCTTCTACAAGGACAGTTGGATTGAATCTTAAACTAGGATTTTAG
- a CDS encoding DUF1761 domain-containing protein, with translation MRKQSVNLWAVLVCVVLGQIIPALWYAAFSDRWMALNGFTAEQIKGNTSPIPYLVSIVSSSFVAYTMAWVFTKIPVKSLPSGLFTGLLFGVVFVLFEIIVKDMFSMRPLALSLIDGGVRVLVYAITGSILGAWRKYD, from the coding sequence ATGAGAAAACAATCTGTCAATCTTTGGGCCGTGCTTGTATGTGTGGTGTTAGGTCAAATTATACCGGCTTTGTGGTATGCCGCTTTTTCGGACCGCTGGATGGCTTTGAACGGCTTTACCGCGGAGCAGATCAAAGGGAATACGAGTCCCATTCCTTATCTCGTCAGCATCGTTTCATCTTCTTTTGTGGCTTATACGATGGCATGGGTTTTCACCAAGATTCCTGTTAAATCCTTGCCCTCAGGTTTGTTTACCGGCTTGCTTTTCGGCGTGGTTTTTGTGCTTTTTGAAATCATTGTTAAAGACATGTTCTCCATGCGGCCGCTCGCGCTGTCGCTGATCGATGGCGGCGTGCGTGTGCTCGTGTACGCAATTACGGGTTCCATTCTCGGTGCCTGGCGGAAGTACGATTAA
- the queG gene encoding tRNA epoxyqueuosine(34) reductase QueG, whose protein sequence is MTAEDLVRQQRSQFIKAKALENGFDFCGISKADFLEKEAPRLENWLNKNHHGAMGYMANHFDKRLDPRKLVDGAKSVISVLLNYYPENKLPEGPEDLKISKYAYGTDYHFVLKEKLGALLQSIQEEIGEVSGRIFVDSAPVMDKVWAAKSGLGWVGKHSNLLNRDMGSFFFIGEIICDLDLAYDGAVQDYCGTCTRCLDACPTDAITEPFVVDGSKCISYYTIELKEAIPQEAQGKFDNWMFGCDICQDVCPWNRFSKPHTTKEFTLPESLAGFTNNDWQEITEEVFRELFRRSPIKRTKFDGLKRNIEFVISSK, encoded by the coding sequence ATGACGGCAGAAGATCTTGTAAGGCAGCAGAGGAGTCAGTTTATCAAAGCCAAAGCATTGGAAAATGGCTTTGATTTCTGCGGCATTTCCAAAGCAGACTTTCTGGAAAAAGAAGCGCCGCGCCTGGAAAACTGGTTAAATAAGAACCATCATGGCGCAATGGGCTATATGGCCAATCATTTCGATAAGCGCCTCGATCCCCGTAAACTCGTTGACGGTGCCAAAAGTGTTATCTCCGTTCTGCTCAATTACTATCCCGAAAACAAGCTGCCGGAAGGTCCGGAAGATCTTAAAATCTCCAAATATGCTTACGGGACGGATTATCATTTTGTATTAAAAGAAAAACTGGGCGCACTTTTGCAATCCATCCAGGAAGAGATCGGGGAGGTGAGCGGAAGAATATTTGTGGATTCTGCGCCGGTAATGGATAAAGTGTGGGCTGCAAAAAGCGGATTAGGCTGGGTAGGGAAGCATTCTAACCTGCTGAACCGGGATATGGGCAGTTTTTTCTTTATCGGGGAAATTATCTGTGACCTTGACCTGGCGTATGACGGCGCCGTTCAGGATTATTGCGGAACGTGTACAAGATGCCTCGATGCTTGTCCGACGGATGCAATCACCGAACCATTTGTTGTTGACGGCAGCAAATGCATCAGTTATTATACGATTGAATTAAAAGAGGCCATTCCGCAGGAAGCGCAGGGTAAGTTTGATAACTGGATGTTCGGCTGCGATATCTGCCAGGATGTGTGCCCATGGAACCGTTTTTCCAAGCCGCACACTACCAAGGAATTCACGTTGCCTGAAAGTCTGGCAGGTTTCACAAACAACGATTGGCAGGAAATTACAGAAGAGGTTTTTCGCGAGCTCTTCCGCCGTTCACCCATCAAACGCACAAAATTCGATGGTTTGAAGCGTAATATAGAATTTGTCATATCATCTAAATAA
- a CDS encoding nucleotide exchange factor GrpE gives MNEEQAPLGADKLDNDETSGTNSVPLDNAGKEILNDMPAGEASLNESSVEKDPMEEARIELAEMKDKYIRLYADFENFRRRTAKEKLEMISGASSDMVKAILPIVDDFERAKVSFESSTEIDALKEGVDLIYTKLFKTLEAKGLKPMDSKGETFDAELHESIAQFPAPSEDLKGKVIDEIEKGYFLNDKVIRYAKVIVGA, from the coding sequence ATGAACGAGGAACAAGCGCCACTAGGAGCTGACAAGTTAGACAACGACGAGACGAGTGGAACAAATTCAGTGCCATTGGACAATGCCGGTAAGGAAATTTTGAATGATATGCCTGCTGGTGAGGCGTCCTTGAATGAATCGTCGGTTGAAAAAGATCCAATGGAAGAAGCCAGGATCGAGCTTGCGGAGATGAAAGACAAATATATCCGCCTGTATGCTGATTTTGAAAACTTCCGCAGACGCACGGCAAAAGAGAAACTGGAAATGATCTCTGGCGCCAGCTCGGATATGGTGAAGGCAATCCTGCCTATCGTGGACGACTTCGAGCGCGCAAAAGTATCATTTGAATCCTCTACTGAAATCGATGCATTGAAAGAGGGCGTTGATTTGATATATACAAAACTTTTCAAAACACTGGAAGCCAAAGGATTAAAACCAATGGATTCCAAAGGTGAAACATTTGATGCAGAGCTTCACGAATCAATTGCGCAATTCCCTGCTCCCTCTGAAGATCTTAAAGGTAAAGTGATCGATGAGATCGAAAAGGGGTATTTTCTTAACGACAAAGTGATACGTTACGCGAAAGTGATCGTAGGAGCTTAA
- the dnaJ gene encoding molecular chaperone DnaJ, protein MAKKRDYYEVLGVDRGAAADEIKKAYRKLAIKFHPDKNPDDPTAEDKFKEAAEAYSILSDENKRARYDQYGHAGVGGAGAGAGGFSGGGFSMDDIFSQFGDIFGDSSPFGDIFGRGGGGGGRRVRKGSDLRIKLKLNLEEVANGVEKKIKVKRHVTCNTCGGNGAKNGTSLTNCNSCNGTGQVRKVVSTMLGQMVSTSTCPTCNGDGKIISERCDSCAGEGRLLQDDLITLNIPGGVAEGMQLSMSGKGNVPTRGGVAGDLLIVIEEEEDANLKRDGNNIVFDMHLSFIDATLGTSVEIPTIDGKARINIESGTQAGKILRLKGKGIKDLNGYGKGDQLVHINVWTPQQLSSDERETLESLRHSPNFQPKPGKNEKGFFDKMKDFFH, encoded by the coding sequence ATGGCAAAGAAAAGAGATTACTACGAAGTCCTTGGCGTAGACCGCGGTGCTGCCGCAGATGAGATTAAAAAGGCTTACCGTAAGCTGGCAATCAAGTTTCACCCTGACAAAAACCCGGACGATCCTACTGCGGAAGACAAATTCAAGGAAGCGGCCGAAGCGTACAGCATTCTCAGCGATGAGAACAAGCGCGCGCGTTATGATCAATATGGTCATGCGGGTGTAGGCGGCGCAGGTGCCGGTGCGGGTGGTTTCAGCGGCGGAGGATTTTCCATGGACGATATTTTTTCTCAATTCGGCGATATTTTCGGCGACAGTAGTCCGTTTGGTGACATTTTTGGCCGCGGTGGCGGTGGAGGCGGCCGTCGGGTGCGTAAAGGCTCGGATCTCAGGATTAAGCTGAAACTCAACCTGGAAGAAGTCGCTAATGGTGTTGAGAAAAAAATAAAGGTAAAACGACATGTAACCTGCAACACTTGCGGTGGCAATGGCGCGAAAAACGGAACGTCGCTGACCAACTGTAATTCGTGTAACGGGACAGGTCAGGTTAGGAAAGTGGTAAGCACAATGTTGGGCCAGATGGTTTCAACAAGCACTTGCCCGACTTGTAACGGCGATGGAAAGATTATCAGCGAGCGCTGCGATTCTTGTGCGGGAGAAGGAAGATTGCTGCAGGACGACCTAATCACCCTGAACATTCCGGGCGGTGTTGCCGAAGGAATGCAGCTTTCAATGTCCGGTAAAGGCAATGTGCCTACAAGAGGCGGCGTAGCGGGTGACTTGCTGATTGTGATTGAGGAAGAAGAAGATGCAAATTTGAAAAGAGATGGTAACAACATTGTTTTCGACATGCACCTGAGCTTTATCGATGCTACATTAGGAACATCCGTTGAAATCCCGACCATTGACGGCAAAGCCAGGATCAACATTGAATCAGGCACGCAGGCTGGTAAAATTCTTCGTTTGAAAGGTAAAGGGATCAAAGATTTGAATGGTTACGGCAAAGGTGATCAGTTGGTTCATATTAATGTGTGGACGCCACAGCAACTTTCATCTGACGAGCGTGAAACATTGGAATCACTTCGTCATTCGCCTAACTTCCAGCCTAAGCCAGGAAAGAATGAGAAAGGCTTCTTTGACAAAATGAAGGATTTCTTTCACTGA
- a CDS encoding endonuclease/exonuclease/phosphatase family protein, whose product MKHLVITIALLLPRMLFAQNNNPSELTFATYNVSMEAENYVPKGTKDISEQVLVKELASGTNPQIRNIARIIKTVRPDVILLNEFDYIADPQQGVLQFVKAYLNVDSDGAKAIDYPYYYYGTSNTGQPSPFDLDNNGKTERFGADAWGFGVYPGQYAMVLLSKYPIETDQVRTFQHFKWKDMPQALQTKKPDGSDWYAPEAWQQFPLSSKSHWDVPVKVGAKTIHFLASHPTPPSFDGAEDRNGKRNHDEIRFWKDYISGEQGAYIYDDKETRGALAPDASFVILGDQNASPDEGNAIGEGIKSLLSHPKINNDATPASKGGFEHSSSNPFAKTHTAVWRMRADYVLPSRAGLKFIDSGVFWPAKGEPLAELVEKRESSSDHRLVWVKVSLD is encoded by the coding sequence ATGAAACATTTAGTAATTACCATTGCCCTATTACTTCCCCGAATGCTTTTCGCTCAAAATAACAACCCTTCCGAACTTACCTTCGCTACCTATAATGTAAGTATGGAAGCCGAAAATTATGTCCCAAAAGGCACAAAGGACATTTCGGAACAAGTGTTGGTCAAAGAGCTGGCCAGCGGCACGAATCCACAGATCCGCAACATTGCACGGATTATTAAGACTGTAAGACCGGACGTGATCCTGCTGAACGAGTTTGACTACATCGCCGATCCGCAGCAGGGCGTTTTACAGTTTGTGAAAGCTTACCTGAATGTTGATTCCGATGGCGCAAAGGCCATTGATTATCCCTATTACTATTACGGAACATCCAACACCGGACAGCCAAGCCCTTTCGATCTTGATAATAACGGCAAAACGGAACGATTCGGAGCGGATGCGTGGGGATTCGGGGTGTATCCAGGACAGTATGCTATGGTGCTTTTATCCAAATACCCGATCGAAACGGACCAGGTGCGCACATTCCAGCATTTCAAGTGGAAGGATATGCCGCAGGCTTTGCAAACGAAAAAACCGGACGGCAGCGATTGGTATGCACCGGAGGCATGGCAGCAATTTCCGCTTTCGTCTAAGTCGCACTGGGATGTTCCGGTAAAAGTGGGCGCAAAAACGATCCACTTCCTGGCCAGCCACCCCACGCCACCCAGCTTTGACGGTGCTGAGGACCGTAATGGCAAGCGTAACCATGATGAAATCCGTTTTTGGAAAGATTACATCAGCGGCGAGCAAGGTGCATACATTTATGATGACAAAGAAACACGTGGCGCTTTGGCACCGGATGCCAGTTTTGTAATACTAGGAGATCAAAATGCTTCGCCTGATGAAGGCAATGCAATCGGTGAAGGAATAAAATCACTCTTGTCCCACCCAAAAATCAACAACGATGCAACACCCGCCAGTAAAGGCGGCTTTGAACATTCCAGCAGCAATCCGTTCGCTAAAACCCACACGGCCGTATGGCGCATGCGGGCGGATTACGTGTTGCCTTCACGGGCTGGGTTGAAATTCATTGATAGCGGTGTCTTCTGGCCGGCCAAAGGCGAACCGCTGGCTGAATTGGTTGAAAAACGCGAGTCGAGCTCGGATCACCGGTTGGTTTGGGTGAAGGTTAGTTTGGACTGA